A stretch of Linepithema humile isolate Giens D197 chromosome 3, Lhum_UNIL_v1.0, whole genome shotgun sequence DNA encodes these proteins:
- the LOC136998332 gene encoding uncharacterized protein, translating to MSSTSACSTYYLLTKWGFSPEIIANFTAQEIEADQLNILTEEDLKSLIPNIGLRRKFQSIVKQYLNEREIQQLHPEENSNTINHEQQSLAAQQEQVENPIKQKNIESNIHNQDIIYYLQSLPETQQSISDNVSVATSELNDVLLENKENQLGVKLHLTDDEYNLEAVLKKSEEGLLVLSSYQKEKRLNNDMRNKLAKLIVSNELSPNINFSITSSRALFLSEEVQKLFPTEEKSVWYIKHKKGESQGRGKIITKYYSTRKQLIKAGLLSLKSTIPVVTAVTENELSDADIANYEEYLLWLKNNSRPWQKVTTYWSQTSKKRVQDQ from the exons ATGTCGAGCACAAGTGCGTGtagtacatattatttattaactaaatgGGGATTTTCTCCTGAAATAATAGCGAACTTTACAG CTCAAGAAATTGAAGCAGatcaattgaatattttaacggAAGAAGATCTTAAGAGTTTAATCCCAAACATAGGACTGcgaagaaaatttcaaagtattgTGAAACAATATCTAAATGAAAGAGAG ATTCAACAGTTACATCCGGAAGAAAATTCTAATACAATTAATCATGAACAACAGTCACTAGCTGCACAACAAGAACAAGTAGAAAATCCTATAAAGCAGAAAAATATAGAGAGCAATATACACAATCAAGATATTATATACTACCTACAATCATTGCCTGAAACTCAGCAGAGTATTTCGGACAATGTCTCTGTCGCTACTAGTGAACTTAATG ATGTATtacttgaaaataaagaaaatcaatTAGGGGTGAAACTACATCTGACTGATGATGAATAT AATCTTGAAGctgtgttaaaaaaatctgaagaaGGCTTATTGGTGCTAAGTTCAtaccaaaaagaaaaaaggttGAATAATGATATGCGAAATAAGCTTGCAAAACTAATTGTTAGTAATGAGCTGTCACCTAACATAAACTTCAGTATTACAAGCAGCAGAGCATTATTTTTAAGCGAAgaagtacaaaaattatttcctacTGAAGAAAAG AGTGTCTGGTATATAAAGCATAAGAAAGGAGAGTCACAAGGAAGAGgtaaaataatcacaaaataCTATTCCACACGAAAACAACTTATCAAAGCTGGTTTGTTATCTTTAAAGTCTACTATACCTGTTGTAACAGCTGTGACTGAAA ATGAGTTGAGTGACGCTGACATTGCTAATTATGAAGAATATTTGTTATGGCTGAAGAATAATTCTAGACCATGGCAAAAAGTCACTACATATTGGTCTCAAACTTCAAAAAAACGAGTTCAAGATCAATAG